Proteins from one Candidatus Bathyarchaeota archaeon genomic window:
- the hisC gene encoding histidinol-phosphate transaminase yields the protein MNVNSQTLKNILTLIGTYDPGLFPEDVTRIYGIPEKDIVNLGSNENPYMLPEEIIGKIADELHKINRYPNPSYMDLKEAISDYIGLPSSHITVGNGSSDLIDMICKATINPLDKIIIPIPTYTLYMLTSMLWEAEIKYLETEGEGFHVRASSLEPHMKNAKLVFLGSPNNPTGRSIDRKELEKMLEFESPLIIVDEAYAEFSGKTAMELVKNSENLIVLRSMSKYFCLAGLRIGYAVSNPKIIEGLEKVRLPFTVNRLAQTAAIQALKDLKHFRAIAEEINRAREDLSRELKKIGFEPIPSDSNFLMVKLPEGQDSEVFTHRLASKGVIIRSLKNLPGLTLGEYVRVTVGRRDENKKFLKACWEVLSE from the coding sequence ATGAACGTCAACAGTCAAACTTTGAAAAACATTCTTACACTGATAGGAACATATGATCCTGGACTATTCCCCGAGGATGTAACGAGAATATACGGGATACCAGAGAAAGACATAGTGAACCTGGGTTCAAACGAGAATCCGTACATGCTTCCAGAGGAGATTATTGGAAAAATCGCCGATGAACTGCATAAAATAAACAGATATCCAAACCCATCATATATGGACCTTAAAGAAGCGATCTCCGATTACATAGGCCTGCCTTCGAGCCACATAACCGTTGGAAACGGCTCGTCAGACCTCATAGACATGATATGTAAGGCAACAATTAACCCCCTGGACAAGATAATCATACCGATCCCCACATACACCCTCTATATGCTAACCTCGATGTTATGGGAGGCTGAGATAAAATATCTAGAGACTGAAGGTGAAGGCTTCCATGTGAGAGCCTCAAGCCTAGAACCGCACATGAAAAATGCAAAATTGGTCTTTCTAGGCTCACCGAACAATCCAACAGGCAGAAGCATAGATAGAAAGGAGCTTGAGAAGATGCTTGAGTTTGAGAGTCCCCTCATCATCGTAGACGAGGCTTACGCTGAATTCTCAGGTAAGACAGCGATGGAACTTGTGAAAAACAGTGAGAACCTCATTGTACTCCGGTCGATGTCGAAATATTTTTGTCTCGCAGGACTCAGAATCGGATACGCTGTCTCAAACCCTAAAATCATTGAAGGTCTAGAGAAGGTCAGGCTACCCTTCACCGTGAATAGGCTAGCCCAAACTGCTGCCATACAGGCCCTCAAGGACCTCAAACATTTCAGGGCGATCGCTGAGGAGATAAATAGGGCGAGGGAAGACTTGTCGAGGGAGCTCAAGAAGATAGGGTTTGAGCCCATACCCTCCGACAGCAACTTTCTAATGGTCAAATTGCCCGAAGGCCAGGATTCTGAGGTATTCACTCATAGACTGGCGAGTAAAGGGGTGATAATAAGGAGTCTGAAGAACCTCCCTGGATTAACATTGGGAGAATATGTGAGGGTTACTGTTGGAAGGAGGGATGAGAATAAAAAGTTCCTTAAAGCATGTTGGGAGGTTCTTTCAGAGTGA
- a CDS encoding twin-arginine translocase TatA/TatE family subunit, which yields MPFIGPWEIALILVIVLIIFGPKKLPELARSIGDAIRQYRQATEGLTAPPPATSAQPAPAQKSTDILIQTAKQLGIQTEGKTMEEISREITERAKKEGEAK from the coding sequence ATGCCTTTCATAGGCCCTTGGGAAATAGCCCTAATCCTAGTGATAGTCCTAATAATATTTGGTCCGAAGAAGCTCCCTGAACTTGCCAGATCGATAGGAGACGCTATTAGACAGTACAGGCAAGCTACCGAAGGGTTGACTGCGCCTCCACCAGCAACATCAGCCCAACCTGCACCTGCCCAGAAGTCTACGGATATTCTAATACAGACCGCCAAGCAGCTTGGCATACAGACGGAAGGAAAAACTATGGAGGAGATCTCTAGGGAGATCACTGAAAGGGCTAAGAAAGAGGGTGAGGCCAAGTAA
- a CDS encoding vitamin B12-dependent ribonucleotide reductase has translation MSKIRKRDGRIVDFEPGKIEAAIKKAIDAVSTSDGGVAGRITKIVVDELEDKFEGKIPGVEDVQDIVERVLMLEGLPEVAKAYILYRKRRAEIREAKRIFGVEDELKLSINAINVLERRYLLKDESGRVIETPARMFMRVAKSIASVDLKYGGSADPTQEFYSLMSKLYFLPNSPTLMNAGTRLGQLSACYVLPVNDSISEIFNTLRDMALIHQSGGGTGFSFSRLRPKGDFVGSTGGIASGPISFMRIFDAATDVIKQGGRRRGANMAVLRVDHPDIIEFITAKEREGFLTNFNLSVAVTDSFMEAVENDLDFELVNPRTGKPTRKMKARTLWNLIVTSAWRTGDPGLIFIDEVNRHNPTPQLGPIESTNPCGEQPLLPNESCNLGSINLAKFIEDGKVDWDGLRGCVRRSVHFLDNVIDANRYPTPNVEKVTKGNRKIGLGVMGFADALIKMGIPYDSDDALRFGEEVMKFINDEGHRYSAELGEMRGSFPNFEMSIWPTRGFKAMRNATVTTIAPTGTISIIAGVSSGIEPLFAVAFIRNVMEGTRLTEINSEFERLAKERGFYSEELISKIARTGSVRKIEEVPEDVRRLFATAFDIKPEWHVRMQAVFQRHVDNAVSKTINFPNDATPEDVEKAYWLAYKLKCKGITVYRYGSKRQQVLYIGSTMNYVSAEAEYGGGCPTPICSIN, from the coding sequence ATCTCTAAAATCCGCAAGAGGGATGGTCGAATAGTAGATTTTGAGCCTGGGAAGATTGAGGCTGCTATAAAGAAGGCTATTGATGCTGTCTCAACTTCGGATGGTGGAGTCGCTGGAAGGATTACAAAGATAGTTGTAGATGAGTTGGAGGATAAGTTCGAGGGAAAGATTCCTGGTGTTGAAGACGTTCAGGATATTGTTGAGAGGGTTTTGATGCTTGAGGGACTCCCAGAAGTTGCTAAGGCCTACATCCTATACAGGAAGAGGCGCGCTGAGATTCGTGAGGCGAAGAGGATATTCGGCGTTGAGGATGAGCTGAAACTATCAATCAACGCCATCAATGTCCTTGAGCGTAGATACCTACTCAAGGACGAGTCTGGCAGGGTGATTGAGACTCCTGCCCGAATGTTCATGAGGGTTGCTAAGTCTATCGCATCTGTAGACCTTAAGTATGGTGGGAGTGCAGACCCGACCCAGGAATTCTATAGCCTGATGTCTAAGCTTTACTTCCTACCGAACTCGCCGACACTCATGAATGCCGGTACGAGGCTGGGTCAACTCTCAGCTTGCTATGTTCTGCCGGTTAACGATTCGATCTCGGAGATATTCAACACTCTCAGAGACATGGCTTTGATCCATCAGAGTGGGGGTGGAACAGGTTTCTCGTTCTCGAGGCTTAGGCCGAAGGGAGACTTTGTAGGGTCGACAGGAGGCATCGCTTCTGGACCAATCTCTTTCATGAGAATCTTCGACGCTGCAACGGATGTTATAAAGCAGGGTGGTAGGAGAAGGGGCGCGAACATGGCTGTTCTGAGAGTCGACCACCCAGACATTATAGAGTTCATAACTGCGAAGGAAAGGGAGGGGTTCCTGACAAACTTCAACCTGTCTGTGGCAGTCACAGACTCTTTCATGGAGGCGGTTGAGAATGATCTCGACTTTGAGCTGGTAAATCCGAGGACAGGTAAGCCTACACGTAAGATGAAGGCTAGAACCCTTTGGAATCTAATAGTTACATCAGCATGGAGGACAGGGGATCCAGGACTGATATTCATCGATGAGGTGAACAGGCATAACCCAACACCTCAACTGGGCCCTATAGAGAGCACAAACCCCTGTGGCGAGCAGCCCCTCTTACCAAATGAGTCTTGTAATCTGGGCTCAATAAACCTTGCAAAGTTCATCGAGGACGGAAAGGTAGATTGGGATGGGTTGAGGGGTTGCGTCAGGAGATCTGTCCATTTCCTAGACAATGTTATAGATGCAAACAGGTACCCCACACCGAATGTGGAGAAAGTTACAAAGGGGAATAGGAAGATAGGGTTGGGCGTCATGGGTTTCGCCGACGCATTGATAAAGATGGGAATACCCTACGACTCAGACGACGCCCTAAGGTTCGGGGAGGAGGTTATGAAGTTCATAAATGATGAGGGGCACAGATACTCCGCCGAACTCGGTGAGATGAGGGGTTCATTCCCAAATTTCGAGATGAGCATATGGCCCACCAGGGGTTTCAAGGCCATGAGGAATGCCACAGTGACGACTATCGCGCCGACAGGGACCATCAGCATAATAGCCGGTGTAAGCAGCGGCATCGAACCCCTATTCGCTGTCGCCTTCATACGTAACGTGATGGAGGGAACGAGACTCACCGAGATAAACTCTGAGTTCGAGAGGTTAGCGAAGGAGCGTGGCTTCTATAGTGAGGAGCTCATCTCCAAGATAGCGAGAACAGGATCTGTGAGGAAGATCGAGGAGGTTCCTGAAGATGTGAGGAGACTCTTCGCCACAGCCTTCGACATAAAGCCTGAGTGGCATGTAAGGATGCAGGCTGTCTTCCAGAGGCATGTAGATAACGCCGTCTCCAAGACGATAAACTTTCCAAACGACGCTACACCTGAGGATGTTGAGAAGGCTTACTGGTTGGCCTACAAACTGAAGTGTAAAGGGATAACAGTCTACAGGTACGGGAGTAAGAGGCAACAGGTCCTATACATAGGTTCAACCATGAACTATGTGAGCGCTGAGGCGGAGTATGGTGGAGGATGCCCTACCCCAATATGCTCAATAAATTGA
- a CDS encoding CPBP family intramembrane metalloprotease: MSTIDEYVGSGRPGGGVWGAKSSLACFIVVVAGVLAASLATSLALTLVGVSLKDPQYPLSLVSIPVNESAILLLTMVFVRRSKASLSTLGFKRVSATMAFGMALLALAMLFSAATVAWLQNVILGSDPSEEAFTRLVTPRDPAQLLILITFSMVLVGPVEELFFRGYVQKGFEDSLGRVKGWILASLLFGLMHGLNIVRAIAPTLVAGLFLGFIWQRLGRNTTAVAIMHGIYDSIALTLSFLAGP, encoded by the coding sequence ATGTCGACGATAGATGAATATGTTGGATCCGGTCGGCCAGGTGGTGGGGTGTGGGGAGCAAAGTCTTCATTAGCTTGTTTCATCGTCGTAGTTGCTGGTGTACTAGCGGCCTCCCTAGCGACTTCCCTCGCCTTAACCTTAGTTGGAGTCTCACTCAAGGACCCGCAGTACCCTTTATCTTTAGTATCTATCCCTGTGAACGAGTCTGCGATCCTATTGTTGACTATGGTATTTGTGAGAAGGAGTAAGGCAAGTCTCAGTACATTGGGATTTAAGAGGGTCTCAGCCACCATGGCCTTCGGAATGGCCTTATTAGCTTTGGCGATGCTTTTTTCGGCGGCGACTGTCGCATGGCTGCAGAACGTCATTCTTGGTTCCGACCCTTCAGAAGAGGCTTTCACGCGGCTCGTCACACCCAGAGACCCAGCCCAACTCCTCATCCTAATCACCTTCTCAATGGTCTTGGTTGGGCCTGTAGAGGAGCTCTTCTTCAGAGGGTATGTCCAGAAGGGGTTTGAAGATTCGCTTGGCAGAGTGAAGGGGTGGATTCTAGCCTCCCTACTGTTCGGCTTGATGCATGGACTCAATATTGTAAGAGCTATAGCGCCGACCCTAGTCGCAGGACTATTCCTAGGCTTCATATGGCAGAGGTTAGGAAGGAACACTACAGCGGTCGCCATTATGCATGGAATCTACGACTCAATCGCTTTGACCTTGAGTTTCCTAGCCGGCCCATAA
- a CDS encoding NTP transferase domain-containing protein gives MDLVGLIMAGGRGTRMGSEVEKPLIIIDSKSMLLRVVEALKGSSKIGEVIIATSRYTPRTEEEAVRMGLRVIRTEGSGYVADARQAIETLVPRIVLVVSADLPLISSRLIDYVIQHYFTCGKPALKVVTHSRGGRKDSSEGEERLRPAGLNIIDSNYIWMEHIEEADLLVDSLEVSLNINTPRDVERLRRLLSKQYITGNSQSKVGSIYIDQ, from the coding sequence TTGGATCTAGTCGGCCTGATCATGGCTGGTGGAAGGGGGACCAGAATGGGCTCTGAAGTTGAGAAACCCCTCATCATCATCGATAGTAAGAGCATGCTTTTGAGGGTAGTTGAGGCTCTCAAGGGCTCCTCCAAAATTGGCGAGGTCATCATCGCCACAAGCCGATACACACCAAGAACCGAGGAGGAGGCGGTTAGGATGGGATTGAGGGTGATAAGAACCGAAGGCTCAGGATATGTCGCAGATGCGAGGCAGGCCATTGAGACGCTAGTTCCAAGGATAGTTTTAGTAGTCTCAGCAGACCTACCTCTAATCTCGAGTCGACTGATAGATTATGTCATCCAGCATTACTTTACATGTGGAAAACCGGCGTTGAAGGTTGTTACACATAGTCGGGGTGGGAGGAAAGACAGTTCCGAAGGTGAGGAGAGGTTGAGGCCAGCCGGATTGAATATCATAGATAGTAACTATATTTGGATGGAACATATAGAGGAGGCTGATCTACTAGTAGACTCATTGGAGGTTTCTCTAAACATCAACACCCCACGCGACGTTGAGAGGCTGCGTAGGCTGCTAAGTAAACAATATATTACTGGCAACTCGCAGAGTAAGGTCGGCTCAATATATATCGACCAGTGA